One Candidatus Binataceae bacterium DNA window includes the following coding sequences:
- a CDS encoding agmatine deiminase family protein has translation MIPPADRQRLAGYRMPPEWAPHAATYIVWPHNRDTWPGKFEPIPPIFAQMAEAIASFEPVRILVQPGADVDEIRRFIREAAALSGQPKRSDRIELVEIATNDSWIRDHGPIFVNRRDGEPVGVAPQIALDWRFNSWGQKYGAFDLDDVVPHQLGERYGFEVIEPGLVLEGGSIDVNGAGAVLTTESCLLNPNRNPDLTRAEIEDYLRVYLGVEQILWLGEGIAGDDTDGHIDDLARFTAPDTIVTVVEEDPADANYGVLRENLARLRALRDGAGRPFVIETLPMPAALHHEGARLPASYANFYIVNGGVIMPSFECAADAIAAATLARLFPGRRVVAIPSIDLVWGLGAIHCLTQQHPMP, from the coding sequence ATGATTCCGCCGGCCGATCGACAGCGCCTCGCCGGCTATCGGATGCCGCCGGAGTGGGCGCCTCACGCGGCGACTTATATTGTCTGGCCGCACAACCGCGATACCTGGCCGGGCAAATTCGAACCAATTCCACCGATCTTTGCGCAGATGGCGGAGGCGATCGCGAGCTTCGAGCCCGTGCGTATCCTGGTTCAGCCGGGAGCAGACGTCGACGAGATCCGCCGGTTCATTCGCGAGGCGGCGGCGCTGTCCGGTCAGCCGAAGCGGAGCGATCGGATCGAACTCGTCGAGATCGCCACCAACGATTCTTGGATCCGCGATCATGGACCAATCTTCGTTAACCGGCGCGATGGCGAACCAGTGGGCGTCGCGCCGCAAATCGCACTCGACTGGCGCTTCAATTCGTGGGGCCAGAAGTACGGCGCCTTCGATCTCGACGACGTTGTGCCGCATCAACTGGGGGAGCGTTACGGGTTCGAAGTGATCGAGCCGGGACTCGTCCTCGAGGGCGGCTCGATCGATGTAAACGGGGCGGGTGCGGTTCTGACCACAGAATCCTGCCTGCTTAATCCCAACCGCAATCCCGATCTGACCCGCGCGGAGATCGAAGACTACTTGCGCGTCTATCTGGGCGTCGAGCAGATCCTCTGGCTCGGCGAGGGCATCGCGGGCGACGACACCGACGGCCATATCGACGACCTCGCACGCTTCACGGCGCCCGATACGATCGTGACGGTCGTCGAGGAGGATCCGGCCGACGCGAATTATGGCGTGTTGCGCGAGAATCTCGCGCGACTGCGGGCGCTGCGCGATGGCGCCGGGCGCCCCTTTGTGATCGAAACCCTGCCGATGCCCGCGGCTTTACATCACGAGGGCGCGCGCCTGCCCGCGTCGTATGCCAATTTCTACATCGTCAACGGCGGCGTGATTATGCCGTCGTTCGAATGTGCCGCGGACGCGATTGCCGCGGCGACTCTCGCGCGGCTGTTTCCGGGCCGCCGTGTCGTCGCGATTCCTTCAATCGATCTCGTTTGGGGTCTCGGCGCGATCCACTGCCTCACCCAACAGCATCCGATGCCCTGA
- a CDS encoding CoA ester lyase, producing MRRAKPVRSALFVPGNREDRIQKAPRFGADALILDLEDAVALPDKPKARPIVRKMIEELGGAGQTMMVRVNDFETGLTWADLDAVVCKELYCVMLPKVTGPEDVKRADTILEFLERKHGIELGTVLIYPVLETAQGMRQAYEVGIASPRVVHMGGLTGKDGDIARAIGFQWTPEGHEAFYYISKVLLDARAANVPYPMGGRGWWDIQDLDGLRKEAILTKNFGHMGMLLIHPSHVAIVNEVFTPTAQEIAHWKELIAAVEKCESEGSSVVTFNGMMVDTAHLKVARDMLKWASELGVA from the coding sequence ATGCGCCGTGCGAAGCCCGTCCGTTCCGCCCTGTTCGTCCCCGGTAACCGCGAAGATCGCATCCAGAAGGCGCCGCGCTTTGGCGCTGACGCCCTGATCCTCGATCTTGAGGACGCGGTCGCGCTGCCGGATAAGCCTAAGGCGCGGCCGATTGTGCGCAAGATGATCGAGGAGCTCGGCGGCGCAGGCCAGACCATGATGGTGCGGGTCAACGATTTCGAGACTGGACTGACCTGGGCCGATCTCGACGCGGTGGTCTGCAAGGAACTCTACTGCGTGATGTTGCCCAAGGTCACCGGACCCGAAGACGTCAAGCGCGCCGACACCATCCTTGAATTCTTGGAACGCAAGCACGGCATCGAACTCGGCACCGTCCTGATCTATCCGGTGCTCGAGACCGCGCAAGGGATGCGCCAGGCGTACGAAGTCGGCATCGCTTCGCCGCGCGTCGTGCATATGGGCGGTCTCACCGGCAAGGACGGCGACATCGCCCGCGCGATCGGGTTTCAGTGGACGCCGGAGGGTCACGAAGCCTTCTACTACATCTCGAAGGTGCTGCTCGACGCGCGCGCGGCCAACGTGCCCTATCCGATGGGCGGTCGCGGATGGTGGGACATCCAGGACCTCGACGGATTGCGCAAGGAGGCGATTCTCACGAAAAATTTTGGTCACATGGGGATGCTGCTAATCCATCCGTCACATGTGGCGATCGTCAACGAGGTCTTCACGCCGACCGCGCAGGAAATCGCTCACTGGAAAGAGCTAATCGCGGCGGTCGAGAAGTGCGAAAGCGAAGGCTCTTCGGTCGTGACCTTCAACGGCATGATGGTGGATACTGCTCACCTCAAGGTCGCGCGCGACATGCTCAAATGGGCCTCGGAGCTAGGCGTGGCTTAA
- a CDS encoding acyl-CoA dehydrogenase family protein gives MEFEFTDSQKEIRQAVAALCARFGNEYWRSCDERNAYPDEFVKTMSDAGWLAALIPQEYGGAGLGMLEAGLILEEVNKSGGNAVACHAQMYTMAAILKHGSAAQKQQYLPRIASGELRLQSFGVTEPDAGSETPRIKTFARRVGDNYVINGQKIFTSRYQHSDMLLLLTRTTPFDEVKKKTDGMSIFLVNTKENGSAIKAVPIATMVNHGTNQLFIDNLVLPREALVGEEGKGFSCLLSSLNAERILVASESVGDGRWFVDYATKYANQRRVFDRPIGMNQGVQFPIAKAHVSVAAADLMRLNAAAKFDAGVPCGAEANMAKYLATEAAWEAGEAAMNTLGGYGLTKEYHVERKWREARLYRTAPIANNLVLSFVAEHILGLPRSY, from the coding sequence GTGGAATTCGAATTCACGGATAGTCAGAAGGAAATTCGGCAGGCAGTGGCCGCATTGTGCGCTCGCTTCGGCAATGAGTATTGGCGCTCATGCGACGAGCGCAATGCCTATCCGGACGAATTCGTAAAGACCATGAGCGACGCCGGCTGGCTGGCCGCGCTCATCCCGCAGGAGTATGGCGGCGCCGGATTGGGAATGCTCGAGGCCGGCCTGATCCTTGAAGAAGTGAATAAGAGCGGCGGTAACGCGGTCGCCTGCCACGCCCAGATGTACACGATGGCCGCGATTCTCAAGCACGGCTCGGCCGCACAGAAGCAGCAATATCTGCCGCGGATCGCATCGGGCGAGCTGCGGCTGCAATCCTTCGGCGTCACCGAGCCGGACGCCGGTTCCGAGACTCCGCGCATCAAGACGTTTGCCCGTCGCGTGGGTGACAACTACGTAATCAATGGGCAGAAGATTTTCACCTCGCGCTATCAGCATTCGGACATGCTACTGCTGCTCACGCGCACCACGCCTTTCGACGAGGTAAAAAAGAAAACCGACGGCATGAGCATTTTCCTGGTTAATACCAAGGAGAATGGCAGCGCGATCAAAGCGGTGCCGATCGCCACGATGGTCAATCATGGCACCAACCAGTTGTTCATCGATAATCTCGTTCTCCCGCGCGAGGCGCTGGTCGGTGAAGAAGGTAAGGGGTTCTCCTGCCTGCTGAGCTCGCTCAATGCCGAACGCATCCTGGTCGCCAGCGAATCGGTCGGCGATGGCCGCTGGTTCGTCGATTACGCGACTAAGTATGCAAATCAGCGGCGCGTCTTCGACCGGCCCATCGGTATGAATCAGGGCGTGCAATTCCCCATCGCCAAAGCGCATGTCTCAGTCGCGGCGGCGGACCTTATGCGACTCAATGCGGCGGCGAAGTTCGACGCCGGAGTGCCGTGCGGCGCGGAAGCGAACATGGCCAAGTACCTCGCCACCGAGGCGGCGTGGGAAGCAGGCGAGGCCGCGATGAACACCCTTGGCGGCTACGGCTTAACCAAGGAATACCATGTCGAGCGCAAATGGCGTGAGGCGCGCCTCTATCGCACGGCGCCAATCGCGAACAATCTAGTCTTAAGTTTCGTCGCGGAACATATACTCGGCCTCCCGCGATCGTACTGA
- a CDS encoding enoyl-CoA hydratase-related protein has protein sequence MPYTQLLYEKVERIGRITLNRPRYRNAQSTVLLKELDHAFEEAAFDAEVKVVILAGAGEHFSAGHDLGTPDERENPNSYFNTKGLANRHIRSWEIFLDNTLRWRNLPKPTIAQVQGFCIFGGYMFASAMDLIVAADDAMFLPSITQYFTAPWDVGVRKAKEILFQSRFIDAQEGLRTGLVNLVAPRAELEKETLALAARIAETDAFTLRMLKFAINNAQDEMGFHTAVRNAHSHHFLTRVQEYASWDKGEGRGPKRMPGVEQALRKSQKRD, from the coding sequence ATGCCATATACTCAATTGCTCTATGAAAAGGTCGAGCGCATCGGGCGGATCACGCTCAATCGGCCGCGCTATCGCAATGCACAGTCGACGGTGCTGCTCAAGGAGCTCGATCACGCTTTTGAAGAAGCCGCGTTCGACGCCGAAGTCAAAGTAGTAATCCTCGCCGGCGCCGGGGAGCATTTTTCCGCCGGCCACGACCTCGGCACCCCGGATGAGCGGGAGAATCCGAATAGCTACTTCAATACGAAAGGGCTGGCGAATCGGCATATCCGGTCGTGGGAGATCTTCCTCGACAACACGCTCCGCTGGCGCAATCTGCCGAAGCCGACGATCGCGCAAGTCCAGGGCTTCTGCATCTTTGGCGGCTACATGTTCGCCTCGGCGATGGATTTGATCGTCGCGGCGGACGACGCGATGTTCCTGCCCTCGATTACGCAGTACTTCACCGCGCCCTGGGATGTCGGCGTGCGCAAGGCCAAAGAGATACTCTTTCAGAGCCGCTTCATCGACGCGCAGGAGGGGCTCAGAACCGGATTGGTCAACCTCGTAGCGCCGCGCGCCGAGCTCGAGAAAGAGACGTTGGCGCTTGCCGCGCGGATCGCGGAGACCGACGCCTTCACGCTGCGGATGCTCAAGTTCGCGATCAATAACGCGCAGGACGAGATGGGCTTCCATACCGCGGTGCGCAACGCGCACTCCCATCATTTTCTCACCCGCGTGCAGGAATACGCGAGTTGGGACAAGGGTGAGGGTCGCGGCCCCAAGCGGATGCCCGGTGTCGAGCAGGCGCTAAGAAAGTCACAAAAACGCGACTAA
- a CDS encoding glucose 1-dehydrogenase: protein MAGILDGKVALITGAGSGIGRATAKIFAREGARLVLADIVADAVQETVATIKQSAGDALGLTADVAKWSDVEGLVGKAVETYGRLDCAFNNAGIEGEAALTHKCSEENWHRVIAINLTGVWLCMKAEIAQMLKQGGGGAIVNTSSVAGIVGSVGGPAYVASKHGVAGLARAAALEYGKHNIRVNAVCPGPIRTPMLGRLAQLTKRGEAGFARAEPLRRLGEPEEIGEAVAWLCSDHASFVTGLPMPVDGGFFAQ from the coding sequence ATGGCAGGAATTCTGGATGGGAAAGTTGCATTGATCACGGGCGCTGGGTCGGGAATCGGCCGCGCGACAGCGAAAATCTTTGCGCGGGAGGGCGCCCGCTTGGTGCTGGCCGACATCGTCGCCGACGCGGTGCAGGAGACCGTCGCGACAATCAAGCAGTCGGCTGGAGACGCGCTTGGTCTCACGGCTGACGTCGCGAAGTGGAGCGACGTCGAAGGACTGGTCGGCAAGGCGGTCGAGACCTATGGGCGGCTCGACTGCGCCTTCAACAACGCGGGAATCGAAGGTGAAGCCGCGCTGACGCACAAGTGCAGCGAGGAAAACTGGCATCGTGTCATCGCGATTAACCTGACCGGCGTTTGGCTCTGCATGAAGGCGGAGATTGCCCAGATGCTCAAGCAGGGCGGCGGCGGCGCGATCGTCAATACGTCGTCAGTGGCTGGCATCGTCGGCTCGGTCGGTGGTCCGGCCTATGTCGCCTCGAAGCACGGCGTCGCCGGCCTCGCGCGCGCCGCCGCACTCGAATACGGCAAACACAACATCCGGGTCAACGCGGTATGTCCGGGGCCCATCCGCACGCCGATGCTCGGACGGCTGGCGCAGCTCACCAAGAGGGGCGAGGCCGGCTTTGCCCGCGCCGAACCGCTGCGGCGACTGGGCGAGCCCGAGGAGATCGGCGAGGCGGTCGCGTGGCTCTGCTCGGATCACGCGTCGTTCGTCACGGGCCTGCCGATGCCGGTGGACGGCGGCTTTTTCGCGCAATAG
- a CDS encoding aldolase/citrate lyase family protein, whose protein sequence is MRVNKLRATLKAGGIALGTIMWETRARGVLHTLAQAGMDFVFICMEHSAYNLETVTEMVAHAHAAAITPVVRIPDLQYQYVTRLLDSGCQSLIAPHLRSGEEARRFIEYAKYYPEGRRGMAILNNAGVEYESVEPRAAITHANANTLLAVLIETREAVTNAEEILIPGIDLVLVGHQDLAQSFGVPGEFGHPEVRAATARVNALCKARGIAIAGAINHPENVKAVVDTGAQFLLYGTDLLLIRREAERAAQALAPYRKARSA, encoded by the coding sequence ATGCGCGTAAATAAACTGCGGGCAACGCTCAAGGCCGGCGGCATCGCGCTCGGGACCATCATGTGGGAGACACGCGCGCGCGGTGTCCTCCATACATTGGCGCAGGCCGGGATGGATTTCGTTTTCATCTGCATGGAGCATTCGGCCTACAATCTCGAGACCGTGACTGAGATGGTTGCGCATGCACACGCGGCCGCGATCACTCCGGTCGTACGCATTCCTGATTTGCAGTACCAGTACGTAACCCGCCTGCTGGACTCAGGCTGCCAAAGCCTGATCGCGCCGCATCTGCGCAGCGGCGAGGAAGCCCGGCGCTTCATCGAGTATGCGAAATACTATCCCGAGGGGCGGCGCGGGATGGCTATTCTGAATAACGCCGGGGTCGAATACGAGAGCGTCGAGCCGCGGGCGGCGATCACGCATGCGAACGCCAATACTCTGCTCGCGGTTTTGATCGAGACGCGCGAGGCGGTCACGAACGCCGAGGAGATACTCATCCCGGGGATCGATCTCGTATTGGTAGGACATCAGGACCTGGCGCAGAGTTTCGGCGTGCCTGGCGAGTTCGGCCATCCGGAGGTGCGTGCAGCCACGGCGCGCGTGAATGCACTCTGCAAAGCGCGCGGGATCGCAATCGCAGGCGCGATCAATCACCCGGAGAATGTCAAAGCCGTGGTGGACACCGGCGCGCAATTCCTGCTGTACGGCACCGATCTGCTGCTGATCCGGCGCGAGGCGGAACGCGCGGCCCAAGCGCTCGCGCCCTACCGCAAAGCACGATCGGCCTGA